Proteins found in one Oribacterium sp. oral taxon 102 genomic segment:
- the rnpM gene encoding RNase P modulator RnpM, translating into MKKLPERSCIGCGEKKGKNELIRIVRSPEGEFSLDESSRKNGRGAYLCRNAECLRKAWKRRGLEKSFREAISAEVYEALREEFEKIAG; encoded by the coding sequence ATGAAAAAGCTGCCGGAGAGAAGCTGTATCGGCTGCGGGGAGAAAAAGGGGAAGAACGAGCTGATTCGGATCGTTCGTTCACCGGAGGGGGAATTTTCGCTGGACGAGAGCAGCAGAAAAAATGGAAGAGGCGCCTATCTTTGCAGGAATGCGGAATGCCTCCGGAAGGCATGGAAGCGGAGAGGACTGGAGAAGTCCTTCCGGGAAGCGATTTCCGCCGAGGTTTATGAGGCGCTTCGAGAGGAGTTTGAGAAGATTGCAGGATAA
- a CDS encoding NusG domain II-containing protein, with protein sequence MEKTEERESRRRSLLFYGLLVLLLLCSGGGFYIYQQMKTPETAAVIRLGDQELLRAPLSRDARYLLKDGEITEVDMDYTMAANFSAEELSEHAINVLEIRDGRIRCIEANCPDLTCVHIAPMGADTDGIPIACLPHGMIITIE encoded by the coding sequence ATGGAAAAAACAGAAGAGAGGGAGAGTCGGAGGCGGAGTCTGCTCTTTTACGGATTGCTCGTCCTCCTGCTGCTTTGCAGCGGGGGCGGCTTCTATATCTATCAGCAGATGAAGACGCCGGAGACGGCGGCGGTCATCCGCCTCGGGGATCAGGAGCTGCTGCGGGCACCACTCTCGCGGGATGCCCGTTACCTGCTGAAGGACGGAGAAATCACAGAGGTGGATATGGATTATACGATGGCAGCGAATTTCAGCGCGGAGGAGCTGTCGGAGCATGCTATCAATGTCCTCGAGATCCGGGACGGCAGGATTCGCTGCATAGAGGCAAATTGTCCTGATCTGACCTGCGTGCACATCGCCCCGATGGGAGCGGACACGGACGGCATTCCGATCGCATGTCTCCCGCACGGGATGATTATTACGATAGAGTAG
- the rimP gene encoding ribosome maturation factor RimP, protein MYTKRVEEHLRAVLPEQGYGLDSVTFTREMGINYLRAFIFRTDGADMTVNDCVRVSRPLSKWLDKEDFIAEEYMLEVCSLGFKENPGNEDIGAAETEEGSGAEAESASE, encoded by the coding sequence ATGTATACAAAAAGAGTAGAGGAGCATCTGCGCGCGGTACTGCCGGAGCAGGGCTATGGACTGGACAGCGTGACATTCACGAGGGAAATGGGCATAAACTACCTGCGTGCCTTCATTTTTCGCACGGACGGGGCGGATATGACTGTGAACGACTGCGTGAGGGTTTCGAGGCCGCTGTCGAAGTGGCTGGATAAGGAGGACTTTATCGCGGAGGAATATATGCTGGAGGTCTGCTCTTTGGGCTTCAAGGAAAACCCCGGGAACGAGGACATCGGGGCGGCAGAGACAGAAGAGGGAAGCGGTGCAGAAGCGGAGAGCGCTTCGGAATAA
- a CDS encoding NAD(P)-dependent oxidoreductase, producing MAVHVIDEAKRCLNCKKPRCREGCPIHTNIPEMIQKLLNEQVMEAAEMLFLNNPLSIVCSLVCDHEKQCEGHCVRGIKGSPVHISAIENYISDSCFERIRLEMKPANGRKVAVIGAGPAGITIAVILATRGYKVTIFEGREKIGGVMRYGIPAFRLPRSILDRYYEKLVELGILFRPNFNIGGSVSIQDLFNDGYRSVFIGTGAWRPRRLMIPGETFGNVAYAINYLNDPDVYRLGDRVAVIGAGNAAMDVARTAIRHGAREVTVYSVTEIPAASPKEVEYAKLDGVHFEYLKTAVEIRDSSVIVCDVSWDEGGRMQVDESTRTEVPCDFVIVSISQVPKDRLVSRDRELKLNEHGTLQTDEHGETTMPGVFASGDVVTGAKTVVEAVHRSKQIADDMDRYMQSLSD from the coding sequence ATGGCGGTACATGTGATTGACGAGGCGAAGCGCTGCTTGAACTGCAAGAAGCCGAGATGCAGGGAGGGCTGCCCGATTCATACCAATATCCCGGAGATGATACAGAAGCTCCTGAACGAGCAGGTCATGGAGGCGGCGGAGATGCTCTTCCTGAACAATCCGCTCTCCATCGTCTGCTCGCTGGTCTGCGATCACGAGAAGCAGTGCGAGGGGCACTGCGTGCGCGGGATCAAAGGCTCTCCGGTGCACATCTCCGCGATTGAGAACTATATCTCCGATTCCTGCTTCGAACGGATCCGACTTGAGATGAAGCCCGCGAACGGCAGGAAAGTCGCGGTTATCGGTGCAGGGCCTGCCGGAATCACGATTGCCGTTATTCTCGCGACCCGCGGCTACAAGGTCACGATCTTCGAGGGCAGAGAGAAGATCGGCGGTGTCATGCGCTATGGGATTCCGGCGTTCCGCCTGCCGCGGAGCATCCTTGACCGCTACTATGAGAAGCTCGTGGAGCTGGGTATCCTCTTTCGGCCGAACTTCAATATCGGAGGCTCTGTCAGCATTCAGGATCTTTTCAATGACGGCTACCGTTCGGTATTCATCGGCACCGGAGCATGGAGACCGCGCCGCCTGATGATTCCGGGAGAAACCTTCGGCAATGTTGCCTATGCGATCAACTATCTGAATGATCCGGATGTATACCGGCTCGGAGACCGCGTCGCGGTCATCGGCGCGGGCAATGCGGCGATGGATGTCGCGCGGACGGCGATCCGGCATGGCGCACGGGAGGTTACGGTCTACTCCGTCACGGAAATCCCCGCTGCCTCTCCGAAGGAGGTCGAGTATGCGAAGCTGGACGGCGTGCATTTCGAATACCTGAAGACCGCAGTGGAGATCCGGGACAGCTCTGTCATAGTCTGTGATGTGAGCTGGGACGAGGGCGGCAGGATGCAGGTGGACGAGAGCACGCGGACGGAGGTTCCATGCGATTTCGTGATTGTCTCGATCTCGCAGGTGCCGAAGGACAGGCTGGTCAGCAGAGACAGGGAGCTGAAGCTGAACGAGCACGGCACTCTGCAGACGGACGAGCATGGAGAGACGACGATGCCCGGCGTCTTCGCCTCCGGCGATGTCGTGACCGGCGCGAAGACGGTCGTGGAGGCGGTGCATCGCTCGAAGCAGATCGCGGACGACATGGATCGCTATATGCAGAGCCTGTCGGACTGA
- the abc-f gene encoding ribosomal protection-like ABC-F family protein codes for MILNISNLSKAFLEKPILREVSFHIEDHEKAAIVGINGSGKTTLIRCILGEEEPDSGIIALSKDKRIGYLAQQHADMEQGASDFDTLSGGQKTKLRLEQILLDKPDLLILDEPTNHLDIEAIQWLEKVLKRYDGAVLLVSHDRYFLDRVVTKIIDLDNGRCRMYRGSYTEYAEKKKQLRDAELRAYLNQQEEIRRQEAVIEKLKSFNREKSIKRAESREKLLGKVERLERPEEIRDEMRLMLTPGIPSGNDVLSVRELSKRFGEKTLFSKVSFELKRGEHAAVIGANGTGKTTLLKILNGLEEADQGAFRLGANVRIGYYDQEHAVLHMEKTIFDEIRDAYPTMNNTRVRNVLAAFLFTGDDVYKQIGDLSGGEQGRVSLAKLMLSDANFLILDEPTNHLDIQGKEVLEDAIRSYEGTVLYVSHDRYFINRTAGRILELFENRFDDYIGNYDYYLEKREDVRRYGLLQRGNTGKGKKAEPLPPAENFSQGRLDWAQQKEYQAAFRKAENGRSRAEKEIQRLEERNEALNQDMAKPEIASDIGRLMELHREKEANDESLTRLYEEWETYSEQLERLNG; via the coding sequence ATGATTTTAAATATTTCGAATTTGAGTAAGGCATTTCTGGAAAAGCCGATTCTCAGGGAGGTTTCCTTCCACATCGAGGATCATGAAAAGGCGGCGATTGTCGGGATCAACGGCTCCGGGAAAACGACGCTTATTCGCTGTATTCTCGGAGAGGAGGAGCCGGACAGCGGCATCATTGCCCTTTCGAAGGACAAGAGGATAGGATATCTCGCGCAGCAGCACGCGGATATGGAGCAGGGGGCTTCGGACTTCGACACGCTCTCCGGCGGGCAGAAGACGAAGCTTCGGCTGGAGCAGATCCTGCTGGACAAGCCGGATCTGCTGATTTTGGACGAGCCGACGAATCATCTGGATATCGAGGCGATTCAATGGCTGGAGAAGGTGCTGAAGCGTTATGACGGGGCGGTGCTTCTCGTCAGCCATGACCGTTACTTTCTGGATCGCGTCGTGACGAAGATCATCGATCTGGACAATGGACGCTGCCGGATGTACCGCGGCAGCTATACGGAGTATGCGGAGAAGAAAAAGCAGCTTCGGGATGCCGAGCTCCGGGCATATCTGAATCAGCAGGAGGAGATTCGGCGGCAGGAGGCGGTCATTGAGAAGCTGAAGAGCTTCAACCGGGAAAAGTCCATCAAGCGGGCAGAGTCCCGCGAGAAGCTCCTTGGCAAGGTGGAACGTCTCGAAAGACCGGAGGAGATCCGGGATGAGATGCGACTCATGCTGACACCGGGCATTCCGTCCGGGAACGATGTGCTCTCAGTGCGGGAGCTCTCGAAGCGCTTCGGAGAGAAGACGTTGTTCTCGAAGGTTTCCTTCGAGTTGAAGCGCGGGGAGCATGCCGCTGTGATCGGTGCGAACGGGACGGGAAAGACGACGCTTCTGAAGATCCTGAACGGTCTGGAGGAGGCAGATCAGGGGGCATTCCGTCTCGGAGCGAATGTACGGATCGGCTACTACGATCAGGAGCACGCCGTCCTCCATATGGAAAAGACGATCTTCGACGAGATCCGGGATGCCTATCCGACGATGAACAATACGAGGGTACGGAACGTATTGGCGGCGTTTCTCTTCACGGGAGATGATGTCTATAAGCAGATCGGGGATCTCTCCGGCGGCGAGCAGGGCAGAGTGAGCCTCGCGAAGCTGATGCTGTCCGACGCGAATTTCCTGATTCTGGACGAGCCGACGAACCATCTGGACATTCAGGGCAAGGAGGTGCTGGAGGACGCAATCCGGAGCTATGAGGGGACGGTGCTCTATGTGAGCCATGACCGTTACTTCATTAACCGGACGGCAGGGCGTATACTGGAGCTTTTCGAGAACCGTTTCGACGACTATATCGGGAATTATGACTATTATCTCGAAAAGCGGGAGGACGTTCGCCGCTACGGGCTGCTGCAGAGAGGGAATACCGGAAAGGGAAAGAAGGCGGAGCCGCTTCCTCCGGCAGAGAATTTCAGTCAAGGCAGGCTGGACTGGGCGCAGCAGAAGGAGTATCAGGCGGCGTTCCGAAAGGCGGAGAACGGGCGCAGCCGTGCAGAGAAGGAAATTCAGCGTCTCGAGGAAAGGAATGAAGCGTTGAATCAGGATATGGCGAAGCCGGAGATTGCGTCGGATATCGGGCGGTTGATGGAGCTGCATCGGGAGAAGGAAGCGAACGACGAAAGCCTCACGCGGCTCTATGAGGAATGGGAAACGTATTCCGAGCAGCTGGAACGGCTGAACGGCTGA
- a CDS encoding L7Ae/L30e/S12e/Gadd45 family ribosomal protein: MQDKFMGMLGLAMRAGKLRSGEFGTEKSVKEGRARLVILAGDASDNTKKKFRNMCEYRSVPYCEHSTKAGLGSAIGKEERSSLSIEDEGFAIQMKRILEVNANVGRE, from the coding sequence TTGCAGGATAAATTCATGGGAATGCTGGGGCTCGCGATGCGCGCCGGGAAGCTTCGCTCCGGGGAATTCGGCACGGAGAAATCCGTCAAGGAGGGCAGGGCAAGACTGGTGATTCTCGCCGGAGACGCTTCGGACAATACCAAAAAAAAGTTCCGAAATATGTGCGAATACCGCTCGGTTCCGTACTGCGAGCACAGTACGAAGGCGGGGCTGGGCAGTGCGATCGGGAAGGAAGAACGGTCTTCACTCAGTATCGAGGATGAGGGCTTTGCGATACAGATGAAACGGATACTGGAGGTAAATGCGAATGTTGGAAGAGAATAA
- the infB gene encoding translation initiation factor IF-2: MLEENKNLKAEKAAKPKEGAAAPKKKKLAVVFHSQNSVNHKDHPLGAKTARKAAPRGAEKKSSPNGRPLPPGTARVTPLRELNAIQQKREEQARRAEQERLAAEQEKNAAEMTKRDSVPEPKRENAAETVKREQPAVRVLKAPEKPAAERPKQDIMKELNAPRPVIRNVYAEMKAQEQREKAAQERRERPLSRGDRENRGARPQGDRPFRGGRPGSTQGGERRPFGRDPQRAAGGRPMPGRRDGGVSGGLELSEKSGGHQRHEAVKPQRKTYGNKAAENEKAALSQRNRNSRKQNKYGAAQSYERDDMQHKSRRTGKGAFIRPEVVKKEEEQIKAITIPELITIQELADKMKQKAADIIKKLFLQGKLVTLNTELSYEEAENIAVEYDILCEKEEEVDVIAELVQDSLEDSEEELRPRPPVVCVMGHVDHGKTSILDAIRNTNVTSREHGGITQSIGAYQVSVEVNGENRSITFLDTPGHEAFTAMRMRGAQSTDIAVLVVAADDGIMPQTVEAINHAKAANTQIIVAINKIDKPTANIEKVKQELMKYDLVSEDYGGDVICCPVSAKTGEGIEELLENIVLEADVMELRANPDRIAYGVVIEAELDKGRGSVARLLVQKGTLSVGDVVAVGSAYGKVRAMVDDKGKRIRKATPSMPVEILGLNAVPNAGEIFQVKDNEKEAKAYAATFVSENKQRMVEESKKKVSLDALFDQIKAGEIKELPIIVKADVQGSVEAVKDSLEKIRNEEVMVRVIHSGVGAINESDINLAIASNAIVIGFDVKPDTTAKDIADREHVDVRLYNIIYKAIEDIENAMKGMLAPVYEEKVIGHAVVRMIFKSSDVGTIAGSYVLDGMVQRGAKARIRRGEELLFDGAIASVKRFKDDVKEVRTGYECGLVFEGFSDLQEEDQIEAYVMEEVKR, encoded by the coding sequence ATGTTGGAAGAGAATAAGAATCTAAAGGCAGAGAAGGCCGCGAAGCCGAAGGAGGGCGCCGCCGCGCCGAAAAAGAAAAAGCTGGCGGTGGTTTTCCATTCCCAGAATTCGGTCAATCACAAGGATCACCCGCTGGGAGCGAAGACAGCACGGAAGGCAGCGCCGAGGGGTGCAGAGAAGAAGAGCTCACCGAACGGAAGACCCCTTCCGCCGGGAACGGCACGGGTGACGCCGCTTCGGGAGCTGAACGCGATCCAGCAGAAACGCGAGGAGCAGGCGCGGAGGGCAGAGCAGGAGAGGCTCGCAGCGGAGCAGGAGAAAAATGCGGCGGAGATGACGAAGAGGGATTCTGTGCCGGAGCCTAAGAGAGAAAATGCGGCGGAGACAGTGAAGAGGGAGCAGCCGGCGGTACGGGTACTGAAGGCGCCGGAAAAGCCGGCGGCAGAGAGACCGAAGCAGGATATCATGAAGGAGCTGAATGCACCGAGACCGGTGATCCGAAACGTATATGCGGAGATGAAGGCGCAGGAGCAGAGGGAGAAGGCGGCGCAGGAGCGGAGAGAGCGTCCGCTCTCCCGCGGAGACAGAGAGAACCGCGGTGCACGTCCGCAGGGAGACCGCCCGTTCCGCGGAGGAAGACCCGGCAGCACGCAGGGCGGAGAGAGACGGCCGTTCGGAAGAGATCCGCAGAGAGCGGCAGGCGGCCGTCCTATGCCCGGCAGACGGGACGGCGGCGTTTCCGGCGGTCTGGAGCTCTCGGAGAAGAGCGGAGGTCATCAGAGACATGAGGCGGTGAAGCCGCAGAGGAAGACCTATGGCAATAAGGCAGCGGAGAATGAGAAGGCAGCGCTTTCGCAGCGGAACCGTAACAGCCGGAAGCAGAATAAATACGGTGCTGCACAGTCCTACGAGAGAGACGATATGCAGCACAAGAGCCGCAGAACCGGCAAGGGTGCGTTTATCAGACCGGAGGTCGTGAAGAAGGAAGAGGAGCAGATCAAGGCCATTACGATTCCGGAGCTGATCACAATCCAGGAGCTCGCGGATAAGATGAAGCAGAAGGCGGCGGACATCATCAAGAAGCTCTTCCTGCAGGGAAAGCTTGTGACGCTGAATACGGAGCTTTCCTACGAGGAGGCGGAGAATATCGCCGTAGAGTACGACATCCTCTGTGAGAAAGAGGAAGAGGTCGATGTGATCGCCGAGCTCGTGCAGGATTCGCTGGAGGACAGCGAGGAGGAGCTCCGGCCGCGTCCGCCGGTAGTCTGCGTCATGGGACACGTCGACCACGGCAAGACCTCCATTCTCGACGCGATCCGCAATACCAATGTGACGAGCCGCGAGCATGGCGGCATCACGCAGTCCATCGGCGCATATCAGGTATCGGTGGAGGTGAACGGGGAGAACCGTTCGATCACCTTCCTCGATACGCCGGGACACGAGGCATTCACCGCGATGCGTATGCGCGGCGCACAGTCCACGGATATCGCAGTGCTGGTCGTAGCGGCGGACGACGGCATCATGCCGCAGACTGTCGAGGCGATCAATCATGCCAAGGCGGCAAATACGCAGATCATCGTTGCGATCAATAAGATCGATAAGCCGACGGCGAATATTGAGAAGGTGAAGCAGGAGCTGATGAAGTACGACCTCGTCTCTGAGGATTACGGCGGAGATGTCATCTGCTGCCCGGTATCCGCGAAGACCGGAGAGGGCATAGAGGAGCTGCTGGAGAATATCGTGCTCGAGGCGGATGTAATGGAGCTCCGCGCGAACCCGGATCGAATTGCCTACGGCGTTGTTATCGAGGCGGAGCTGGACAAGGGGCGCGGTTCCGTGGCGCGGCTGCTCGTGCAGAAGGGGACGCTCTCCGTCGGCGACGTCGTCGCGGTCGGCTCTGCCTACGGCAAGGTGCGTGCGATGGTAGACGACAAGGGGAAGCGGATCAGGAAGGCGACGCCGTCCATGCCGGTAGAGATCCTCGGGCTGAATGCGGTTCCGAATGCCGGCGAGATCTTCCAGGTGAAGGACAACGAGAAGGAAGCGAAGGCGTATGCTGCGACCTTCGTTTCCGAGAACAAGCAGAGGATGGTCGAGGAGTCCAAGAAGAAGGTCAGCCTCGACGCGCTCTTCGACCAGATCAAGGCGGGCGAGATCAAGGAGCTGCCGATCATCGTCAAGGCAGATGTACAGGGCTCCGTAGAGGCGGTGAAGGACTCTCTCGAGAAGATCCGGAACGAGGAGGTCATGGTCAGGGTCATCCACTCCGGCGTCGGCGCGATCAACGAGTCGGATATCAATCTGGCGATCGCTTCCAACGCGATCGTGATCGGCTTCGATGTGAAGCCGGACACCACGGCGAAGGATATCGCCGACAGAGAGCATGTCGATGTACGGCTTTACAACATTATCTATAAGGCAATCGAGGATATCGAGAATGCGATGAAGGGAATGCTGGCCCCGGTTTACGAGGAGAAGGTGATCGGGCACGCTGTGGTTCGTATGATCTTCAAGTCCTCCGACGTCGGCACGATCGCCGGCTCCTATGTGCTGGACGGCATGGTACAGAGAGGGGCGAAGGCGCGGATTCGGAGAGGAGAGGAGCTGCTCTTCGATGGCGCGATCGCTTCCGTAAAGCGCTTCAAGGATGATGTGAAGGAAGTTCGTACCGGTTATGAGTGCGGACTGGTCTTCGAGGGCTTCTCGGATCTTCAGGAGGAGGATCAGATCGAGGCCTATGTTATGGAAGAGGTTAAGCGTTGA
- a CDS encoding ABC transporter ATP-binding protein, producing the protein MIELDRLYKRYGEQELFHGRSFRFEEGITHVLFGASGSGKTTLLRLLMGLTEPDHGSIRGLEGKRISAVFQENRLCESLTVSRNIRSPLPRGSREERQRLLRRIETALRELGMPGTAGQRVSTLSGGMKRRTAILRALFCPAEIYIFDEACQGLDGENKRRVMERILRTTCGRTVFWVTHDREELLYFPDARCWELGDSSISFAKNEENPCNV; encoded by the coding sequence ATGATAGAGCTTGACCGGCTGTATAAGCGTTACGGGGAGCAGGAGCTCTTTCACGGGAGGAGCTTCCGCTTCGAGGAGGGAATCACTCATGTTCTTTTCGGTGCATCCGGGAGCGGCAAGACGACGCTGCTTCGTCTTCTGATGGGACTGACTGAGCCGGATCATGGCAGTATCCGCGGTCTGGAGGGGAAGCGGATTTCTGCCGTCTTTCAGGAGAATCGTCTCTGCGAGAGCCTGACGGTGAGCCGGAATATCCGCAGTCCGCTTCCTAGGGGCTCGCGGGAGGAGCGGCAGCGCCTCCTCCGGAGGATCGAGACGGCGCTTAGAGAGCTCGGGATGCCGGGGACGGCGGGGCAGAGGGTCTCGACGCTGTCCGGCGGCATGAAGCGCCGGACGGCGATTCTCCGCGCACTTTTCTGTCCGGCAGAGATCTATATTTTTGATGAGGCATGCCAGGGACTGGACGGAGAGAACAAAAGACGCGTCATGGAGCGGATTCTTCGGACGACCTGCGGCAGGACGGTCTTCTGGGTGACCCATGACAGGGAGGAGCTTCTGTATTTTCCGGATGCAAGATGCTGGGAGCTTGGCGATTCTTCGATTTCTTTTGCGAAAAATGAGGAAAACCCTTGCAATGTATAG
- the rbfA gene encoding 30S ribosome-binding factor RbfA, with the protein MKKQNFKNQRRNEDLRRELSVLIRDEIKDYRVSPMTNVTGVSLTSDLQFCKVYVSVLGEEEQLERTIEGLRAAGGYLRRELAQRLNLRHTPELQFVSDHSVSYGARMDALISRVSREDAERPVGVPVNQDNVYETEEE; encoded by the coding sequence TTGAAAAAACAGAATTTTAAGAACCAGAGAAGGAATGAGGATCTCCGGCGGGAGCTTTCCGTCCTCATCCGGGATGAAATCAAGGATTACAGGGTCTCTCCGATGACAAATGTCACCGGCGTCTCCCTGACGTCGGATCTCCAGTTCTGCAAGGTTTACGTTTCCGTACTGGGGGAGGAGGAGCAGCTGGAGAGGACAATCGAGGGGCTGCGTGCGGCGGGAGGCTATCTCCGGCGGGAGCTGGCACAGCGTCTGAACCTCCGGCATACGCCGGAGCTGCAGTTCGTTTCGGACCATTCCGTATCGTACGGTGCGAGGATGGACGCGCTTATCAGCCGGGTTTCCCGGGAGGATGCGGAGCGTCCGGTCGGTGTGCCGGTCAATCAGGATAATGTGTATGAGACAGAGGAAGAGTGA
- a CDS encoding enhanced serine sensitivity protein SseB C-terminal domain-containing protein has translation MEDEREKKNARLLMAMHALQSEESAGAQERLLNELIHHAELYLPVKQAKDGEDTKIAFAVVNDGQKHHYYALFTSRERAQAWRESEQEFAVVNFPKLASMCMGDPRISGVVINANTENLILGRKLLSDANRMLQAELMGQKAVPAAEPVMFREPSGEYTEMLEAVREYIREDRNISAAYLREAEIGGELCYVFIVNHIGSMQPSFANITTVAQDFRKERRPVAVMSARAPEAEAVIKDILPFYRRPFVIS, from the coding sequence ATGGAAGACGAGAGAGAGAAGAAGAACGCCCGCCTGCTGATGGCGATGCACGCCCTGCAGTCAGAGGAGAGCGCCGGGGCGCAGGAACGGCTGCTGAACGAGCTGATTCATCATGCGGAGCTGTATCTGCCGGTGAAGCAGGCGAAGGACGGAGAGGATACCAAGATTGCATTTGCGGTCGTAAATGACGGACAGAAGCATCATTACTATGCGCTCTTCACCTCGAGGGAGCGCGCACAGGCATGGAGGGAATCGGAGCAGGAGTTCGCAGTGGTGAATTTCCCGAAGCTCGCGAGCATGTGCATGGGAGATCCGCGGATCTCCGGTGTGGTGATCAATGCCAATACGGAGAACCTGATCCTCGGACGGAAGCTCCTCTCCGATGCGAACCGGATGCTGCAGGCGGAGCTTATGGGGCAGAAGGCGGTGCCTGCGGCAGAGCCGGTTATGTTTCGGGAGCCGAGCGGCGAGTATACGGAGATGCTCGAGGCAGTGCGTGAATATATCAGGGAGGACAGGAACATTTCCGCGGCATATCTCCGGGAGGCGGAAATCGGCGGAGAGCTCTGCTATGTCTTCATCGTGAATCATATCGGCAGCATGCAGCCGAGCTTCGCGAATATCACGACGGTCGCGCAGGACTTCCGGAAGGAGAGGCGTCCCGTCGCGGTCATGTCCGCCCGCGCACCGGAGGCGGAGGCCGTCATCAAGGACATCCTGCCGTTCTACCGAAGACCCTTCGTCATCTCCTAG
- a CDS encoding DUF362 domain-containing protein, producing MAHVISDECVSCGACASTCPVEAISEGETKYVVDADTCIDCGACEEACPTGAITAE from the coding sequence ATGGCACACGTTATTAGCGATGAGTGCGTAAGCTGTGGAGCATGTGCTTCTACCTGCCCTGTTGAGGCGATTTCCGAGGGCGAGACCAAGTATGTCGTAGATGCGGATACCTGCATCGACTGCGGCGCCTGCGAGGAGGCTTGTCCGACCGGCGCGATCACAGCGGAATAA
- the nusA gene encoding transcription termination factor NusA, protein MNTELREALEILEREKGIPKSALIEAIKGSLQTACKNHFGSADNVRVEVDEESCAFSVIADKTVVEKPENPATEISLTEAKLMDPGYALGDIVQVPIDSKSFGRIATQNAKGVIVQKIREEERRVLYNEYYSMEKTVVTGIVDRDTGRSVIVNLGRVDGYLAENEQVRGERLSPNDRIKVYVVEVRDAPRGPRVMLSRTHPELVKKLFEEEVTEVRDGIVEIRAISREAGSRTKMAVWSNDPDVDPVGACVGLNGTRVNTVVDELKGEKIDIISYDENPAYLIENALSPAKVIAVIADQDNKDALVIVPDTQLSLAIGKEGQNARLAAKLTGYKIDIKSESQAAEQGIFDEMGIDYHGEGGFEDYSGELEFEEDEDAYEDYDGETDEGVDEETDEGINEETGVETGEEGNGEEEAADTEE, encoded by the coding sequence ATGAATACAGAACTGCGCGAGGCATTGGAAATTCTGGAAAGGGAGAAGGGCATCCCCAAATCGGCGCTGATCGAGGCGATCAAGGGCTCCCTGCAGACGGCATGCAAGAACCACTTCGGCTCTGCGGACAATGTGCGGGTGGAGGTCGATGAGGAGAGCTGTGCGTTTTCCGTGATTGCAGACAAGACGGTCGTAGAGAAGCCGGAGAATCCGGCCACGGAGATCTCCCTCACGGAGGCGAAGCTGATGGATCCAGGCTATGCGCTCGGCGATATCGTGCAGGTGCCGATCGATTCCAAGAGCTTTGGTAGGATCGCGACGCAGAACGCGAAGGGTGTGATCGTGCAGAAGATCCGCGAGGAGGAGCGGAGAGTGCTCTACAATGAGTATTACTCCATGGAGAAGACCGTCGTGACCGGCATCGTAGATCGGGATACCGGCAGATCCGTGATCGTAAATCTCGGCAGGGTCGACGGTTACCTCGCGGAGAATGAGCAGGTGAGGGGTGAACGGCTTTCGCCGAACGACAGGATCAAGGTCTATGTGGTGGAGGTCAGGGACGCGCCGCGCGGCCCGCGCGTGATGCTTTCCAGAACGCACCCGGAGCTTGTGAAGAAGCTCTTCGAGGAGGAGGTCACCGAGGTGCGGGACGGGATCGTCGAGATCAGGGCGATTTCCAGAGAGGCGGGCTCCCGTACCAAGATGGCGGTATGGTCCAACGATCCTGACGTCGATCCGGTCGGCGCCTGCGTCGGTCTGAACGGTACCCGTGTCAATACGGTGGTGGATGAGCTGAAGGGAGAGAAGATCGACATTATCAGCTATGACGAGAACCCGGCATACCTGATTGAGAATGCGCTTTCTCCTGCGAAGGTCATCGCGGTCATCGCGGATCAGGATAATAAAGACGCGCTGGTCATCGTGCCGGATACGCAGCTTTCCCTCGCGATCGGCAAGGAGGGGCAGAATGCGCGCCTCGCCGCGAAGCTGACCGGCTACAAGATCGACATCAAGTCCGAGTCGCAGGCGGCAGAGCAGGGAATTTTCGATGAAATGGGGATCGACTACCATGGAGAGGGCGGCTTCGAGGACTACAGCGGAGAGCTGGAGTTCGAGGAGGACGAGGATGCTTATGAGGATTACGATGGCGAAACCGACGAAGGGGTCGATGAGGAAACCGACGAAGGGATCAATGAGGAAACCGGCGTAGAGACCGGTGAAGAGGGGAATGGAGAAGAGGAGGCGGCAGACACAGAGGAATGA